The following are from one region of the Erwinia billingiae Eb661 genome:
- the puuE gene encoding 4-aminobutyrate transaminase, producing MNNNELQQRRLSATPRGVGVMCDFYAASAENSTITDVEGKTYIDFAAGIAVLNTGHRHPRLVKAMEQQLQAFTHTAYQIVPYESYVSLAEKINAAVPIPGPLKTAFFSTGAEAVENAIKIARAHTGRPGVIAFSGGFHGRTYMTMALTGKVAPYKKGFGPFPGSVYHVPYPSELHNISTADALIAIERLFKADIDPSQVAAIIFEPVQGEGGFNVAPAELIAAIRHLCDEHGMVMIADEVQSGFARTGKLFAMDHYVHQPDLMTMAKSLAGGMPLSGVVGKAEIMDAPSPGGLGGTYAGNPVAVAAAHAVLDVIDDEKLCQRADVLGDRLRVALVDCKESCAELVQVRGLGSMIAAEFCDAETGAPSAITAQRIQKRALEQGLLLLTCGQYGNVIRFLYPLTIPDDQFDAALNILKSVIKS from the coding sequence ATGAACAATAACGAGCTGCAGCAGCGTCGTCTGAGTGCCACTCCGCGCGGTGTTGGCGTCATGTGTGATTTTTATGCTGCGTCGGCTGAAAACAGCACGATCACCGACGTCGAAGGGAAGACCTATATCGATTTTGCGGCGGGCATTGCGGTGCTGAACACCGGCCATCGGCATCCCCGGCTGGTGAAGGCGATGGAGCAGCAGTTGCAGGCCTTCACCCATACCGCCTATCAAATTGTGCCTTACGAGAGCTACGTATCGCTGGCTGAGAAAATTAATGCTGCCGTGCCGATCCCCGGCCCACTGAAAACCGCCTTCTTCTCAACCGGAGCGGAAGCGGTGGAGAACGCCATTAAGATTGCACGCGCGCATACCGGGCGTCCGGGGGTTATCGCCTTTAGCGGCGGTTTCCACGGTCGCACCTACATGACGATGGCCCTGACCGGCAAAGTGGCGCCCTATAAAAAAGGGTTTGGCCCATTCCCCGGATCCGTTTACCACGTGCCGTATCCTTCCGAGCTGCATAACATTTCAACAGCCGATGCTTTGATCGCCATTGAACGTCTGTTTAAAGCGGATATTGATCCCAGCCAGGTGGCCGCCATTATATTTGAGCCGGTACAGGGTGAAGGCGGATTTAATGTCGCGCCTGCTGAGCTTATCGCCGCCATTCGTCATCTTTGTGATGAGCACGGCATGGTGATGATTGCTGATGAAGTGCAGAGTGGTTTTGCCCGCACCGGGAAACTCTTCGCCATGGATCATTATGTCCATCAGCCCGACCTGATGACCATGGCCAAGAGCCTGGCGGGAGGGATGCCGCTGTCAGGTGTGGTGGGCAAGGCAGAAATAATGGATGCGCCGTCACCGGGCGGATTAGGCGGCACCTATGCCGGCAACCCAGTGGCGGTTGCTGCTGCCCATGCAGTGCTGGATGTTATTGACGATGAAAAACTCTGCCAGCGTGCGGACGTTCTTGGCGACCGTTTACGTGTTGCACTGGTGGATTGCAAAGAGTCCTGTGCGGAACTGGTGCAGGTTCGCGGCCTGGGCTCGATGATTGCGGCGGAATTTTGTGATGCGGAGACGGGTGCGCCATCCGCAATCACTGCCCAGCGGATCCAGAAACGCGCGCTGGAACAGGGTCTGCTGCTACTCACCTGTGGTCAATATGGCAATGTGATCCGCTTCCTTTATCCCTTGACCATTCCCGACGACCAGTTTGATGCCGCCCTCAACATCCTTAAATCGGTGATAAAAAGCTGA
- the pdxR gene encoding MocR-like pyridoxine biosynthesis transcription factor PdxR has protein sequence MRSLAGDVIRQAFFHRVEGKLHKRLYSAISESILNGNLNPAARMPPTRDLANELEISRNTVLRVYEQLQAEGYISTQQSNGTFVTHSVLDNLDARPQASVNSEHPVAEDRSVLSDRCLQLLHHASASPSQWGPFLPGVPDVIHFPHRVMKKFQDRQVRHPLPQHLTYDSTGGAEVLKVALTDYLRTARGVRCTPDQILITQGIHQALDLVTRSLCNPGDSAWTEEPGYWGIKNILRINDVGITPMPVDEQGLIPGQTVGASPKLIFVTPSHQYPLGSVMSLSRRQHLLSIARTSGSWIVEDDYDSEFRFSGQPVPSLQGLEENSPVIYIGTFSKTLYPALRLGYVVLPKTLSAPLKKMHSELYRGGHLQVQAALAEFIGEGYYAAHIRKMRQLYGRRRQILVDLITRVMGIDALGLYNSNAGLHLILQLPIDSDDADIARQANNSGLLVRPLSRYFVGTVTSRGLLLGFAHMDEQELEPAFLKLAAIIKASLAD, from the coding sequence ATGCGTTCACTTGCTGGAGATGTGATCAGACAGGCATTTTTTCACCGTGTGGAAGGAAAACTGCATAAGCGACTCTACTCGGCGATCTCTGAGTCGATTCTGAATGGCAACCTCAACCCCGCTGCCCGCATGCCGCCGACGCGCGATCTGGCAAACGAACTTGAGATCTCCCGCAATACCGTGCTGCGGGTGTATGAGCAATTGCAGGCCGAAGGGTATATTTCTACCCAGCAAAGCAATGGAACGTTCGTCACCCACAGCGTACTGGATAATCTGGATGCCCGGCCCCAGGCGTCGGTCAATTCCGAACACCCCGTGGCAGAAGATCGGTCGGTGCTTTCAGACCGATGCCTGCAGCTTCTGCATCATGCCAGCGCAAGTCCCAGCCAGTGGGGGCCTTTTCTTCCCGGCGTACCGGACGTCATTCATTTTCCCCACCGGGTGATGAAGAAGTTCCAGGATCGTCAGGTACGTCATCCCCTTCCGCAGCACCTGACCTACGATTCCACCGGCGGCGCGGAGGTGCTGAAGGTGGCCCTGACCGACTATCTGCGGACGGCGCGTGGGGTGCGATGTACGCCCGACCAGATCCTCATCACCCAAGGTATTCATCAGGCGCTGGACCTGGTAACGCGTTCGTTGTGCAATCCCGGTGACAGCGCATGGACTGAGGAACCGGGGTATTGGGGAATAAAGAATATTCTGCGCATCAACGACGTCGGCATTACGCCGATGCCGGTGGATGAACAGGGTCTTATTCCCGGGCAGACGGTGGGTGCCTCGCCCAAGCTTATCTTCGTCACCCCGTCTCATCAGTATCCTTTGGGGTCGGTGATGAGCCTGAGTCGCAGACAGCACCTGTTGTCGATCGCCCGGACCTCAGGGAGTTGGATCGTTGAAGATGATTATGACAGTGAGTTCCGTTTTTCCGGCCAACCCGTTCCCTCCTTGCAGGGACTTGAAGAGAACAGTCCGGTTATCTATATCGGCACCTTCAGTAAAACCCTTTATCCGGCACTGCGGCTTGGCTATGTGGTGTTGCCCAAAACGCTCTCAGCACCGCTTAAAAAGATGCACAGTGAACTGTATCGCGGTGGACACCTGCAGGTTCAGGCAGCGCTGGCCGAATTTATTGGTGAAGGATATTACGCGGCGCATATTCGCAAGATGCGCCAGCTCTATGGACGCCGCAGGCAGATTCTGGTCGATTTGATTACCCGCGTTATGGGGATCGATGCCCTGGGGCTGTACAACAGTAACGCCGGTCTTCATCTGATTTTGCAACTGCCCATTGATAGCGATGATGCTGACATTGCGCGGCAAGCCAACAACAGTGGCCTGCTGGTGCGGCCCTTATCGCGCTATTTTGTCGGCACGGTGACATCAAGGGGATTACTGCTGGGATTTGCTCATATGGATGAGCAAGAGCTTGAACCTGCCTTCCTAAAGTTGGCTGCCATCATAAAAGCCAGCCTGGCGGACTGA
- a CDS encoding magnesium and cobalt transport protein CorA produces MIINSMVYRPGRQDEVVDMEDISEVIKEPDAFVWLGLYQPEPDFMYKVQEEFGLHELAVEDALTAHQRPKIEQYGDSLFIVVKTVKEHEGDFSFGETHLFAGKNFLITIRHGASESYAPVRARAAQNPEMLSHGPGYPLYCILDFITDRYSELTAALGEKISDMEESMFRSDFDRDAVQVVYSMRRHLLALKNAAAPVEEICTQLIRIHEHIIPKPLRAYIRDVQDHASHVVADTDDMREMLTSAMHVNLALVTVQQNEVVKKLAGWGAILVVPTVVFSMYGMNFTHMPELQARYGYPATLVGTLLLCVLMWRKLRKSKWI; encoded by the coding sequence ATGATAATCAACAGCATGGTTTACCGGCCTGGCCGGCAGGATGAAGTCGTGGACATGGAAGATATTAGCGAGGTGATCAAAGAGCCTGACGCCTTTGTCTGGCTGGGTCTTTACCAGCCCGAGCCCGACTTTATGTATAAGGTGCAGGAAGAGTTCGGCCTGCATGAGCTGGCAGTCGAAGACGCCCTGACTGCCCATCAGCGCCCTAAGATCGAGCAGTACGGCGACTCCCTGTTTATCGTAGTGAAAACGGTGAAGGAGCATGAAGGTGACTTCAGCTTTGGCGAAACGCATCTCTTTGCCGGTAAAAACTTTCTGATTACCATCCGCCACGGCGCGTCTGAAAGCTATGCCCCGGTCCGCGCCCGCGCCGCGCAGAATCCGGAGATGCTGTCGCATGGTCCGGGCTATCCGCTGTATTGCATCCTCGATTTCATTACCGATCGTTATTCCGAACTGACTGCCGCGCTGGGCGAAAAAATCAGCGATATGGAAGAATCAATGTTCCGCAGCGATTTTGATCGGGACGCGGTGCAGGTTGTTTACAGCATGCGACGTCATCTGCTGGCGCTGAAGAATGCCGCCGCGCCGGTAGAGGAAATCTGCACCCAGCTGATCCGCATTCATGAACACATCATTCCCAAACCGCTGCGGGCCTATATTCGTGACGTGCAGGATCATGCCAGCCATGTGGTGGCGGATACCGATGACATGCGGGAAATGCTGACCAGCGCCATGCATGTGAATCTGGCGCTGGTGACGGTTCAGCAGAATGAGGTGGTGAAAAAGCTGGCCGGTTGGGGTGCCATTTTGGTGGTTCCAACGGTGGTATTCAGCATGTACGGCATGAATTTTACCCATATGCCGGAACTGCAGGCGCGCTATGGCTATCCGGCAACGCTGGTCGGCACGCTGTTATTGTGCGTGCTGATGTGGCGGAAGCTCAGAAAGTCCAAATGGATTTAA
- a CDS encoding manganese catalase family protein, which yields MFRHVKQLQYTVRVAGPNPGLANLLLEQFGGPQGELAAACRYFTQGLGDEDPGRKDMLMDIATEELSHLEIIGSLVGMLNKGAKGDLAEGTEKEGDLYRSITGNGNDSHLTALLYGGGPALTNSAGVPWTAAYVDTIGEVTADLRSNIAAEARAKILYERLINMTDDPGVKDALGFLMTREVAHQISFEKALYSIRNNFPPGKLPPIEKYASAYYNMSADGDVRGSWNSDENFDYVADPAPAVDGGDGTASVTLPAKQQAALDALAARTASDPQVNPVTGADIGAVPPIENETASEPPAGKPAKK from the coding sequence ATGTTCAGACATGTAAAACAACTGCAGTATACGGTTCGCGTGGCAGGCCCAAATCCGGGGCTGGCAAATCTGTTGCTGGAACAGTTTGGTGGACCTCAGGGAGAACTTGCGGCGGCCTGCCGTTACTTCACTCAGGGACTGGGTGATGAGGATCCGGGACGCAAAGATATGCTGATGGATATTGCGACCGAGGAACTGAGCCATCTGGAAATTATTGGTTCGCTGGTCGGGATGCTGAACAAAGGCGCCAAGGGTGACCTGGCAGAAGGCACCGAGAAGGAAGGGGATCTGTACCGCAGTATTACCGGCAACGGCAATGACAGCCATCTGACTGCGCTGCTGTACGGAGGCGGTCCGGCGTTAACCAATTCTGCCGGGGTTCCCTGGACTGCGGCATACGTCGATACCATCGGCGAAGTTACCGCTGACCTGCGTTCCAATATTGCTGCCGAAGCAAGAGCGAAGATTTTATATGAACGCCTGATCAATATGACCGACGATCCGGGCGTTAAGGATGCGCTTGGCTTCCTGATGACCCGTGAAGTCGCGCACCAGATTTCCTTCGAAAAAGCGCTCTATTCCATCCGCAATAACTTCCCACCGGGCAAACTCCCGCCGATTGAGAAATACGCCAGTGCCTATTACAACATGTCTGCCGACGGGGACGTCAGAGGCAGTTGGAACTCGGATGAAAACTTCGATTACGTTGCCGATCCGGCCCCTGCCGTGGATGGCGGAGACGGAACGGCAAGCGTGACGCTTCCTGCGAAACAGCAGGCGGCGTTGGATGCCCTTGCGGCCCGAACAGCCTCCGATCCCCAGGTCAATCCGGTGACCGGTGCCGATATTGGTGCCGTCCCACCGATTGAAAATGAAACGGCATCGGAACCGCCAGCCGGCAAGCCGGCGAAAAAATAG
- a CDS encoding ferritin-like domain-containing protein, with translation MTHLENYLAWVKDAHAMEMQAESMLEKMSDRLEHYPDLKARIDQHIEETRQQQGLVQSVIDRYDTSSSTFKDAMGKLTAMGQAMGGMMADDEVVKGAISGYVFENLEIASYTSLIAAAKLVGDAEGVRVFTQIREQEIAMSEWCLQHLPDVTEQFMIRSATPGVEAKK, from the coding sequence ATGACGCATTTAGAAAACTATCTCGCCTGGGTAAAAGATGCCCATGCGATGGAAATGCAGGCTGAAAGCATGCTGGAGAAAATGTCCGATCGGCTCGAACACTATCCCGACCTCAAGGCGCGTATTGACCAGCATATTGAAGAAACCCGGCAGCAGCAGGGTCTGGTCCAGTCCGTCATCGACCGTTACGACACCTCAAGTTCCACCTTCAAAGACGCGATGGGCAAACTGACGGCCATGGGTCAGGCCATGGGCGGAATGATGGCCGATGATGAAGTGGTGAAAGGTGCCATCAGCGGGTATGTCTTTGAGAACCTCGAAATCGCCAGCTATACCTCCCTGATTGCGGCGGCAAAACTGGTCGGTGACGCCGAAGGCGTGCGTGTTTTCACCCAAATTCGTGAGCAGGAAATCGCCATGTCCGAATGGTGTCTGCAGCATCTCCCTGACGTCACAGAACAATTTATGATCCGCTCCGCCACCCCCGGCGTGGAAGCAAAAAAATAA
- the sapC gene encoding putrescine export ABC transporter permease SapC yields the protein MPADNIYAEERLPSTLRNAWRLFYHDTSAMVGFYAFIALLLICIFGRLLAPYGLDQQFLGYQLLPPSWSRYGDVSFFLGTDDLGRDILSRLISGAAPTVGSAILVTFFAAACAMVLGVLAGLTKGLRSAIMNHILDTLLSIPSLLLAIIVVAFLGPRLEHALLAVFLAIIPRLVRAIYTAVHDELEKDYVIAARLDGASSLNILWYAILPNILALLVSEFTRALSMAILDIAALGFLDLGAQLPSPEWGAMLGDALELIYVAPWTVMLPGAAIMLSVLIVNLLGDGIRRAIVAGVE from the coding sequence ATGCCCGCTGATAATATTTATGCCGAAGAGCGGCTCCCCAGCACGCTACGCAACGCCTGGCGTCTGTTCTATCACGACACCAGCGCGATGGTCGGTTTCTATGCCTTTATTGCGCTGCTGCTGATTTGCATCTTTGGCCGCTTGCTGGCGCCTTACGGGCTGGATCAACAGTTCCTGGGTTATCAATTGCTGCCACCTTCCTGGTCGCGTTATGGCGACGTGTCGTTCTTCCTCGGCACGGACGATCTCGGGCGGGATATTCTCAGCCGCCTGATAAGCGGCGCTGCGCCGACCGTCGGTTCAGCGATCCTGGTCACGTTTTTTGCTGCAGCATGTGCCATGGTTTTAGGGGTGCTGGCCGGCCTGACCAAAGGATTACGCTCGGCGATAATGAACCATATCCTCGATACGCTACTTTCCATCCCGTCGCTGCTACTGGCGATTATCGTGGTGGCGTTTCTCGGGCCGCGCCTCGAACATGCCCTGCTGGCGGTGTTCCTGGCGATCATTCCCCGGCTGGTTCGCGCCATTTATACCGCGGTGCATGACGAGCTGGAGAAAGACTATGTGATTGCCGCCAGGCTGGACGGCGCAAGCAGCCTGAATATTCTCTGGTATGCCATCCTGCCGAATATCCTCGCCCTGCTGGTTTCTGAATTTACCCGCGCCCTGTCGATGGCGATCCTCGATATTGCCGCGCTGGGGTTCCTGGATCTGGGTGCCCAGCTCCCTTCACCCGAATGGGGCGCGATGCTGGGCGATGCGCTGGAACTGATCTATGTTGCCCCGTGGACGGTGATGCTGCCTGGCGCGGCGATTATGCTCAGCGTGCTAATCGTTAACCTGTTGGGTGACGGTATTCGTCGGGCCATCGTTGCGGGAGTTGAATAG
- the sapD gene encoding putrescine export ABC transporter ATP-binding protein SapD produces MPLLDIRNLTIEFMTADGPVKAVDRVSITLTEGEVRGLVGESGSGKSLIAKAICGVTKDNWRVTADRMRFDDIDLLHLSPRERRKIIGHNVSMIFQEPQSCLDPSESIGQQIVQAIPGWTYKGRWYQRFRWRHRRAIELLHRVGIKDHKDIMGSFPYELTDGECQKVMIAIALANQPRLLIADEPTNAMEPTTQAQIFRLLARLNQNNNTTILLISHDLQMLSHWADRINVMYCGQTVETAPSEALIVAPHHPYTQALIRAMPDFGLAMPHKSRLNTLPGAIPSLEHLPIGCRLGPRCPYAQKKCIETPRLSGAKSHLFACHFPLNMESQ; encoded by the coding sequence ATGCCGTTGCTTGATATTCGTAACCTGACGATTGAATTTATGACCGCCGACGGTCCGGTGAAGGCGGTGGACCGCGTCAGCATCACGCTGACCGAAGGCGAAGTGCGCGGGCTGGTGGGCGAATCGGGTTCCGGCAAAAGCCTGATTGCGAAAGCGATCTGCGGCGTGACAAAAGATAACTGGCGTGTCACCGCCGATCGGATGCGTTTTGATGATATCGATCTGCTGCATCTCTCCCCGCGTGAAAGACGTAAGATCATCGGCCACAACGTCTCGATGATTTTCCAGGAGCCGCAGTCCTGTCTGGATCCGTCCGAAAGCATTGGCCAGCAAATCGTGCAGGCCATTCCCGGATGGACCTACAAGGGTCGCTGGTATCAGCGATTCCGCTGGCGTCACCGCCGGGCGATTGAATTGTTGCACCGCGTCGGCATCAAGGATCACAAAGATATTATGGGCAGCTTCCCGTATGAGCTGACCGACGGCGAGTGCCAGAAAGTGATGATTGCCATCGCGCTGGCAAACCAGCCGCGCCTGCTGATTGCGGATGAACCCACCAACGCCATGGAACCGACCACTCAGGCACAGATTTTCCGCCTGCTGGCGCGTCTGAACCAAAACAACAACACCACTATTCTGCTGATCAGCCATGACTTGCAGATGCTCAGTCACTGGGCCGACCGCATTAACGTGATGTATTGCGGGCAAACGGTCGAGACCGCCCCGAGCGAAGCGCTGATTGTCGCGCCGCACCATCCTTATACTCAGGCGCTGATCCGCGCGATGCCCGATTTTGGTCTTGCGATGCCCCATAAAAGCCGGCTGAACACCTTGCCCGGTGCCATTCCATCTCTGGAACACTTGCCGATCGGCTGTCGGCTGGGGCCGCGTTGCCCCTATGCGCAGAAGAAGTGTATTGAAACGCCGAGGTTGTCCGGTGCCAAATCACATCTGTTTGCCTGCCACTTCCCACTTAACATGGAGAGTCAGTAA
- the sapF gene encoding putrescine export ABC transporter ATP-binding protein SapF, with protein sequence MVETLLEVRNLSKTFRYRTGLFRRQHVEAVKEVSFTLRERQTLAIIGENGSGKSTLAKMLSGMVAPSTGDILIDDHPLEYGDYGYRSQRIRMIFQDPSTSLNPRQRIGQILDFPLRLNTELSTEAREKRIIATLRQVGLLRDHAAYYPHMLAPGQKQRVGLARALILQPKVIIADEAMASLDMSMRSQLINLMLELQDKHGISYIYVTQHLGMMKHISDQVIVMHQGEVVERGSTAEVLACPLHDLTKRLINSHFGEPLKADAWRKDLA encoded by the coding sequence ATGGTTGAAACGCTACTGGAAGTGCGCAATCTCAGCAAAACGTTCCGCTATCGCACCGGGCTGTTTCGTCGTCAGCATGTTGAGGCGGTCAAAGAGGTCAGCTTTACGCTGAGAGAACGGCAGACGCTGGCAATCATTGGTGAAAACGGCTCGGGCAAATCGACGCTGGCGAAAATGCTCAGCGGCATGGTGGCGCCCAGCACCGGCGATATTCTGATCGATGACCATCCGCTGGAGTATGGCGATTATGGTTATCGCAGCCAGCGTATCCGGATGATTTTTCAGGACCCGTCAACCTCGCTTAATCCGCGCCAGCGCATTGGCCAGATCCTCGATTTTCCGCTGCGCTTAAACACCGAACTCTCTACGGAAGCACGCGAGAAAAGGATTATTGCCACGCTGCGCCAGGTCGGCCTGCTGCGCGATCATGCGGCGTACTATCCACATATGCTGGCACCGGGTCAGAAACAGCGTGTTGGCCTGGCGCGTGCGCTGATCCTGCAACCCAAAGTGATTATTGCCGATGAGGCGATGGCGTCGCTGGATATGTCGATGCGTTCGCAGCTGATCAATCTGATGCTGGAGCTGCAGGATAAGCACGGAATTTCGTATATCTACGTTACCCAGCATCTGGGGATGATGAAGCACATCAGCGACCAGGTGATTGTGATGCACCAGGGCGAAGTGGTGGAACGCGGCAGCACGGCAGAGGTGCTGGCCTGCCCGCTCCACGATCTGACCAAACGCCTGATTAACAGCCACTTCGGCGAACCGTTAAAAGCCGACGCCTGGCGTAAAGACCTGGCATAA
- a CDS encoding CMD domain-containing protein: MEQRRFPGNSHWYHETQSTLTPHAAPLFPEAAEIEDRFLLGLAQQYADTLGPTISQCQPAMLASRDLYQLLLPQQLTTSKTHTLTIYDRLSTALTVAQVTGIQRLCNHYAARLNPLSGPDSSRESNRRLTQITEYARQLASQPTLVDNVALARLDEVGLTAPDIVTFHQLIGFVSYQARIVAGMNALLALPVRWIPGVTLPEDAETDCFQHLDAWRPFLPPVELRYASASQLEALTWCQPQELLRDSAWLLAHDGEALYGWGNLLNAMQDVTGTEAGRLASAVSARINGSPLCFQQFADPSLREALLEGVEQALNKAIAEQKAVIHCAAQLTRSPERFSAAHLQPLKEAGFSDRAVFSIVQSIALAAWNNRLMQALGSTAPAVDSAR; encoded by the coding sequence ATGGAACAGCGCCGTTTTCCCGGCAACAGCCACTGGTATCATGAAACGCAGTCCACATTAACGCCCCATGCTGCGCCGCTGTTTCCAGAAGCGGCCGAGATTGAAGACCGCTTTCTGCTTGGTCTGGCTCAGCAGTATGCCGACACCTTAGGGCCGACCATCAGCCAATGTCAGCCTGCGATGCTGGCTTCTAGAGATTTGTATCAGCTGCTGTTGCCGCAGCAGCTGACCACCAGCAAAACCCATACGCTGACCATCTACGATCGTCTGAGCACCGCGCTGACCGTGGCTCAGGTCACCGGCATTCAGCGCTTGTGTAACCACTATGCCGCGCGTCTGAACCCCCTGTCCGGCCCCGACTCTTCACGCGAGAGCAACCGACGCCTTACCCAGATCACCGAATATGCGCGTCAACTGGCAAGCCAGCCAACCCTGGTTGACAATGTGGCGCTGGCCCGTCTGGATGAAGTGGGATTAACGGCACCGGATATCGTCACCTTCCATCAGCTGATCGGTTTTGTCAGCTATCAGGCGCGTATTGTGGCGGGGATGAATGCCCTGCTGGCCTTGCCGGTGCGCTGGATCCCCGGTGTTACCCTGCCAGAAGATGCGGAGACCGACTGCTTCCAGCATCTGGACGCCTGGCGCCCGTTTTTACCGCCGGTTGAGTTACGTTACGCCTCCGCCAGTCAGCTGGAAGCCTTAACCTGGTGCCAGCCTCAGGAACTGTTGCGTGATAGCGCCTGGCTGCTGGCCCACGATGGTGAAGCATTGTATGGCTGGGGAAATTTACTTAACGCGATGCAGGACGTGACCGGGACTGAAGCCGGTCGGCTGGCTTCCGCCGTCAGTGCGCGCATTAACGGAAGCCCGCTCTGTTTCCAGCAGTTTGCCGATCCGTCGTTACGTGAAGCGCTGCTTGAAGGCGTGGAACAGGCGCTGAATAAAGCCATAGCGGAACAAAAAGCGGTGATCCACTGCGCGGCCCAGTTGACCCGCTCTCCTGAGCGATTCAGTGCCGCCCACCTACAACCGCTGAAAGAAGCCGGTTTTAGCGATCGCGCGGTGTTCAGTATTGTGCAAAGTATCGCGCTGGCGGCGTGGAACAATCGCCTGATGCAGGCTTTGGGTTCCACCGCGCCCGCAGTGGATTCAGCCCGTTAA
- a CDS encoding LysR family transcriptional regulator, producing MDIKQLTYLVNLERERHFGRAAEASFVSQPTLSMRLKNLEKELGLSLINRSNNFDGFTAEGERVLSWAREIVSVYQGLKLEVESLKHGVKGTLRIGVVPQCSISLPLMLKGISERYPQLDYRVAVLSADQLLDALNSHTVDVGIGFFELATLRELHFQAEPLRDDGVEVVFHPQHFPQLVGDTPLELNDLAEVPLCLAEQTRYFRRYLDTHFREADIRLRVVLETTSIFQLVQGIQVGLGCLISPCGHLLPEMTPELHSRKLAIAPMSRQAAVVIAEPGRATPLAQHFFDEVRRWLSEGQGGRLSAPSLTG from the coding sequence ATGGACATTAAACAGCTTACCTATCTGGTCAATCTGGAGCGCGAGCGCCACTTTGGTCGTGCGGCGGAAGCCAGCTTTGTCAGTCAGCCTACGCTGTCGATGCGCCTGAAGAATCTGGAAAAAGAGCTGGGATTATCGCTGATCAACCGCAGCAATAACTTTGATGGCTTCACCGCAGAAGGTGAGCGCGTGCTCTCCTGGGCGCGTGAAATCGTCTCGGTATATCAGGGACTGAAACTGGAAGTGGAATCACTCAAGCACGGCGTGAAAGGCACGCTGCGCATCGGCGTGGTGCCGCAGTGCAGTATTTCCCTGCCGTTGATGCTGAAGGGCATCAGCGAACGCTATCCCCAGCTGGATTATCGCGTCGCGGTGTTAAGCGCGGACCAGCTGCTGGATGCGCTTAACAGCCACACGGTGGATGTTGGCATCGGTTTCTTTGAGCTGGCCACCCTGCGCGAGCTGCATTTTCAGGCTGAACCCTTGCGGGATGACGGCGTGGAAGTGGTGTTTCATCCGCAGCATTTTCCCCAGCTGGTTGGGGACACGCCGCTGGAACTGAACGATCTTGCCGAGGTACCGCTGTGCCTTGCCGAGCAGACGCGCTATTTCCGCCGCTATCTGGATACGCATTTTCGTGAAGCGGATATCCGGCTGCGCGTGGTGCTGGAAACCACCTCGATATTTCAGCTGGTGCAGGGGATTCAGGTGGGGCTGGGCTGTCTGATTTCGCCGTGCGGCCATTTGCTGCCGGAAATGACCCCGGAACTGCACAGCCGCAAGCTGGCGATTGCGCCGATGTCACGTCAGGCTGCGGTGGTGATTGCTGAACCGGGCAGGGCGACGCCGCTTGCGCAGCACTTCTTCGATGAGGTGCGTCGCTGGTTAAGCGAAGGACAGGGCGGAAGGCTATCCGCCCCGAGTTTAACGGGCTGA